The proteins below come from a single Bombyx mori chromosome 7, ASM3026992v2 genomic window:
- the serpin-3 gene encoding serine protease inhibitor 3 precursor (The RefSeq protein has 1 substitution compared to this genomic sequence): MISIVYITFFAAQILLCSSATANIDPNTLRDVFGYGSTYNPIGAVATETYRQVVAVTPYNETLVDPDYWDLDEFHPSAANFDKFDWTLTKRVAAVSGDNFLISPLGLKLALAILTEAATGNTKLELSSVLGFALDRREVRIKFSTIIDSLKKQNPEYVLNLGSRIYIGDYVLPRQRFAAIAEEFYKTEIRGIDFYNPPEASKQINAWVSNITHGKIPDLVDDDDVSGVVAIILNALYFKGSWRHQFPTNATKSAPFFVTPDLQKPVWFMNIKEKFYFTESANFDAKILRMPYRGNKFAMFIIVPNSLTGLSRIMNGLSDLHLEMNNLQERTVDVTMPKFQFDYTSKLESVLKELGIRQAFEETASFPGLARGQLLHQRLRVSKIVQKSGIEVNEIGSIAHSATEIGIVNKFGEDDENDYEVVVNKPFLFFIQDEYTKQLLFTGRVSDPSIVDGDYKVL, encoded by the exons ATGATTTCTATAGTGTACATTACATTTTTTGCTG ctCAAATTCTACTATGTTCATCTGCTACAGCGAACATAGATCCGAACACCCTAAGAGATGTGTTCGGTTACGGCAGCACGTACAATCCAATTGGGGCCGTAGCTACCGAGACCTATCGACAGGTAGTAGCAGTAACTCCGTACAATGAAACTCTTGTGGATCCTGATTACTGGGATTTAGATGAATTCCATCCATCTGCTGCGAATTTTGATAAATTCGATTGGACCCTGACTAAG CGTGTAGCTGCAGTCTCGGGTGATAACTTCTTGATCTCCCCCCTGGGTCTAAAGTTGGCATTGGCTATACTCACAGAGGCGGCCACAGGTAATACGAAATTGGAACTGTCGTCGGTGCTCGGCTTTGCTCTGGACAGAAGAGAAGTCCGAATAAAATTCAGTACAATTATTGATTCTCTTAAG aAACAAAATCCAGAATACGTCTTGAATCTCGGCAGCAGAATTTACATAGGGGACTATGTTTTGCCGAGACAGAGATTCGCTGCGATCGCCGAGGAGTTCTACAAAACGGAAATCAGAGGCATTGATTTTTACAATCCACCCGAAGCGTCTAAACAGATCAACGCCTGGGTCTCTAACATAACTCACGGGAAAATACCCGATTTAGTCGATGATG atgACGTATCTGGAGTTGTTGCGATAATCCTCAACGCTTTATACTTCAAGGGCTCTTGGCGACATCAATTTCCTACAAATGCCACCAAATCTGCACCTTTCTTCGTCACACCGGACCTTCAGAAACCAGTTTTGTTTATGAACATCAAAGAAAAGTTCTATTTCACGGAGTCAGCAAATTTCGACGCAAAAATCCTGAGAATGCCTTACAGG GGTAACAAATTCGCCATGTTTATAATAGTACCGAATTCGTTGACCGGCTTGTCCCGTATTATGAACGGTCTGAGCGATCTTCATCTAGAAATGAATAATTTACAAGAGAGAACGGTTGATGTTACCATGCCGAAATTCCAGTTCGATTACACATCAAAACTTGAGTCAGTACTGAAGGAA TTGGGCATCAGACAAGCTTTTGAGGAAACCGCGTCGTTTCCTGGTTTAGCCCGAGGACAACTTCTTCATCAAAGACTAAGAGTGTCCAAGATCGTGCAAAAGTCTGGTATAGAGGTCAACGAAATTGGCAGTATCGCTCATTCTGCTACAG AAATAGGAATAGTGAACAAATTCGGTGAGGACGACGAAAACGACTATGAAGTGGTGGTTAACAAGCCGTTCCTGTTCTTCATACAAGACGAGTACACGAAACAATTGCTTTTTACGGGAAGAGTCTCCGATCCTTCGATAGTCGATGGGGATTATAAAGTACTATAG